AGGTGAAGGTTGTACACTTTGATTTCCCTCTGCACCATCACTACTCATATCAACATCAACACTTGGTTGAAAATTAGAATCGGGATCATCTACTGGAGGAGCTATAGCTGTTACAGACACATTTTGAATACTGGAAGTATCAGGTTGACCCTGAGCAGTGGAGATAAGATGCACAGCTTCGTGGTCTACTTGATCAATAGGCGCACCATCACCTTCCCCAACTTCCATTCTATCAATCTCATTTGGTGTACTGTTCAAAGGAAGAGGCTGCATAACTTCAAGCTGCTGCAGACTTTCACCTGTATCTTGGCTGACAGGAGAAGCTAGATTAGCTTGACCTTGAGCGAAACTTTCAGCCATTACATCAGGTGGattattaacattttcattGTTATTTAGTAGTTCACGTTCTTCACTTTGTTGACCACCTTCGTTACCATCACCCAAAACAGTTTCACTTCCAACAGATGGAGGAACATCCGGGTGCAGCTGCTCTTGGATTTCTGTGGTATTAGTCTCCCTTTCAACAACAGTATTTACTGGAGCAGAAGCACGCAAGTTGGAAATAAAATGTTCTTCTATCAACTGGGCAATTGAAGCTGATAGGCTACTTGGCTGAGGATGACCTATATCAGTCCACCGACTATCACCAACCCCTCTTCTTGATGAATCCATACCCACAACAGAATAATCAGTCAAAGGAGGAGGTGCCCCACCACCTGCTAAACGAGCGCTGAAAGGATCAACTGGTACTTGATCAAATGGTAGAACCGGTGTATCAAACATGTAAAACTGTGCTACGTCGTAGCTGCCAGCTTCTGAATGCCTGGATATACTGCCAGCACTTGCTGAAACTGACGCTGTATTGCCAGTTTGTGAAGGCCTGGAGAAGAGCGGGTGCTGAAAACCATGTACCTCTGAGCCAGATCGATCAAGAGAAGATCTGCCTGTTTGGCGTCTACGCTCAAAGCCCAAGGGTCTCCGCAGAGCAAACAGATCGTCAACATTCACACCTTCAAACGGCTCAGCtgtaatatcatcaataaaacCATTTCCACCACCAGATCGCCCAAGAATCTGGAAGTGATCCAGCCCATCAAGAGCTTCCCTCCACCGCACCTCTATTACACGATTCTCGTggaaatcatcatcatcttcatcaaccaTGTCATCATTATATTCATCTCCAAGGCCAGTATCTTCAGGGTCTTCCACATCAGTTCCAGCAAGAGACATAACACCAGCTCCATCTTCCACTAAATCtgcatcttcatcatctccttcatcATCCTCCCCTTCATCGCCCATGTCATCATCTACATCATCGTCAGCTCTATTTTCAACATGAAAACTCATTTCGATTTGATCACCTTCAATCTCTTCTCGCATGAAATCCATCTGAATAGGTTCAGGCAGTATTGTCTCATCGCCTTCTATCCTCATATCCTGAGGCATAGCCTGGGTTTGACTCGAACCCCTTTCACCTGCGCTTTGAGAGGAAACTTGAGCCTGCTCCTGTCCATTACCTGCTGCATCTGTTACTTGCTGTAGACTGCTATTATTTTGATTCAGCTCATCAGCTTCAGTCTCAGTTGAATTTCCATGACTATCATGTCTCTCATCAgagtctctgttttttttctcgttTGGTACTTCTGATTTTAGCTGCTCGGCAGCATTTGCAGCCCTTGTCAGTGTCTCGAGAGACTTGAGAATAAGAGTGACAAGCTTTGGAGCATCAGGGTGGTCAAGATCAATCACGTGAAGGATGCTGGTCAAACACTGGATAGTTCCCCCGTCCATCATGCTCTTTGCAACGTCAGGTGAACAGCCACAACCAGGGAAATTgcttgaagatgaagatgaattcTTCGTCAAGATCGAGTAAACCAGGTTAGCAAAAGCAAGAACTCTTTTATCAGGTAATAGAACGCTTTTACTAGAACTCCTTCCCAAGGAAGCAAATACGGATAAAACCCTCGAAAGCTCATTGATTATTCTTTTACGCCCTTCATTAGAACGACTgcacaaaacaacaagaaaccaGGAAGCCTTTTCAGACAGTTTCTCCTTCCATTCTTCAGGTCCAACAAACTTTTCGAGAGATATAGGAAGCAATCGATGAATGACATGGTAAATTAACCCTCCATTTCCAGGTGAATCATCAGGTAGATTGGATCCTCGAAGTTGAGATATTTCTGTATCCCGTCTCAGTATGACACTGGTACCATGTGAGTACATGAGAACAATATCactcaacaacttcaaaataaATGTTACCCTGGCCAGTTCTTCAGATTTTTCAGGTATTTCTGCTTTCTCCGGCTCACCAACTCTTGAGGAGCTTGCTTTCTCCGGCTCACCAACTTTTGATTTACCCTTCACTTTAGTAGTCGGCTCATCGACCTCCATCGAAATTAAATTGGTTTCTCCATCTTCCTGCCTCTTCACCCTAGGAAAACTCAAGACAAGGTCAATAAGCTGATCAATAACTTGGATGAAGTTAGCAGGGACTCTTCTGTGGCTTTTTGAACATTTTCCTGACACATCATGAAGCTTATTTTCAGATATTCCAAGGGGTTCATTCAAAGAGAATCCGTGTTCACTGCCAGAAACTTttggcttttctttttcctttgacAGTATCACAAAGTCCCTCCCTCCTGATGACTCCAATTGACAAGTTGAAGCCACAGCTTTCATAAAAACAACTGGATCTCTAGAAATTACAGGTGCCATTGTTGTCAGGAATGTCCGAGGTAACACCCTACCGATATGTCTCTTCCCACTCAAGGTCTGTCGTATTTCTGTTTCCATAGCAATTTGGAGAGTTTGAGGATCTTCAACAAGATGCCGTACTATAACAGATGCAACAGTATCATACCCAGggaaacaacattttttcGGAAGATTAAAAAGTGAAGATAAGCCTCCATTTTCCAGAAACTGGATAGCTAAAGCATGTGATTTCGTTAGACGGGCACATAACTGAAGCACAGCTTGCATGATCATAGCTGGAACATGCTGCTTTATGAGGCCACAGGCGATTAGTAAAGCTTTATGACCCTCTTCCATGGTCAGATAGCCTGTAGATTTTCCAAAAATCAATTCCAAAGCCTGGTTTGACTCCCCTTTAGCAACATCTGAAGATAATGCATCCTTTAAAGCTGCTGTTGAGTCTTGCGGAGAATCACTCGGCACTAAAGATCCACCTTGATTTCCTTCCACATATTCAGACGAGAGTTTTGTCTGTGCCTGCAGCATCATGCTCAATACAAGAAGCAAAGCACTAATGCATTTTGGAGCCAGAATCTCAGTTTCAGATTCACTCTTAAGGTTGAAATCCGTCAAGATACCAATTGCTACGGTCACAATACCATCCTGTGCAGCAATTTCTCGTGTGTTATCATCTTCTGAGAGTACTAATGCTAAAATGTGTGGTATCATAGTCAAAGCACCAGTATCCTTGGAGAAATCAAGTTGTACAAGCTTCAGTTGCTGAATAAGATACGACACGATTTTTGGCCGATCTTCCCCTTTGTTTCGGTTACATAGTGTCACAAACAAATCCATTAACGGGAAAGCCATAGAATCATCACTCTGAAATAACTTTACCGATGCAGCAATGACTTCATCAACAGGTGGTTCTTTTGGCTCTGCTTCTTCCTGCGGAACATCTACTGGCTTTTCTGTATCCTCAAGTTTTGGAGTTTCAGATGAATTTCCAAGAGATAGTGCAAGTGCTTGAGCCAATTCGTCATCTTCCTGCACCGGCTGCTCAGGATTGGTAAACAACCAGTCCATAGCCATTTCAACACTGTTTGTTCCCACTCTTCGTAACGCGATTTCAGCCCTTGACCTTGAAAAACCCATTTCAACAATCATACCAACAATGGATTCGTCAAGCTGTAGAGGCAAGGCTCTTTGGTTTATACCCCGGGTAACACCACTTCGATTTTCCCTTGCATCCACAACACCAGAGTATATATGTGTAACAAGGGAGGTAACTGAAGCAACAAAATTAGGATTGCAATCTGGAAACATAGGGTGGTTCCATATAGGAAGTATGACATCCAGAACCTGAGACTGCAGATTTCGCACAAATGTCTCAGGTTCCCTTGGTACAGGAAAAAGTCCAATCGACAAACCAACTGAGGCTGGCTGCACAAGAAGCTGCGTTTGAGAGGTTGGAGATAAAAGATACGTTGAGTTAACAAAATAGTCCAGCGCTCGGCAATAGTTTTGCAGAGTATCTACCAGCCACTTACTGTGAGACCATATATTTCTCTCACCTGGCTTCTCATTCTCAGTACTAGATGCAGGAATAGAAAACGGCACTGTCCAAAGCAACTGACTTGTAGCTTCAAATGTGGTGAGAAGTTCCTTAAACGTTCCATGGACATAAAAACTATTCACCATAGCTGTAAAACAGACCCTCCTTCGAGTATCAAATGAAAGGAAAGTGATATCATCTACCACTTTTCCAAGGTACCGGCACTTCACTGACAGAGATTTCTCATGCCCAGCAGCAGCACCATACCCGTCGAAGTTAAGAGCTTCAAGAAATACTTTAGCTAACGCAGTACCAAGCGTCTTAGATGCTGAACTCAATGATGCCCCATCAATCCTGCGACGATTAGCAGAGGTAAATCCTTTCACAAGGGctgtgaaaaaaaaacgtagTGTACAATTCAACTTGTTTAAAATTTCGGCAATGAGAACTTCagtgcttttctttttcagctCATGGGAAGATGACGTTACTGGTAGATCAGCTGGAATTTcagaatcaaaattaaaagactCCAGGTGCCGACGAGTTCTCCCACCCCTCATTCGGGCTATTGCATGTCGCGTACGACCATGAATACCTTCGCCAGAACGCACAATAGACAGAAATTCGCGATCCCCACCCCAAATAGACTGAGAACTACTGCTCCTAATGGAAACAGGGTTTGTGTATCTAACTGCTAAAGCATTGCTTGAATCCtcatcactctctctttcaGCAGTACTGGATGAAGCTGAAACTGAATTATCAGATCCTCGATCaacactctttttttcatcttccttAGTATCATTACACAAGGCCATCTGCCAAATCGTTTGCTTGTATGTTATACCAAGTTCTTTCAGTACATCAGCGTCAGCAGCACTCAATTCTGAGATAACTGAAGCTGATCCTTTCAACAAAAAGTTGGAGAGGGACAACATGCCTTCTAGGCAGGAAAGAGATCTCAAAATCTTCGTCTGGATTGCAGACTCTAATTTAAGAAGCTGAGTACCTTCAATGGAAACCAAAAggatttttgtcttcttcagaTGTTCTCTTAAGTAGGAGCACACTATCCGGGCTAGACCAGCTGAATGCTGAGGGGAGAAGTTCTTAAAAGCGACAGAAAAACTTTGACCAAGAGAGGTTGATAGAGGCATAAGAGGTAAAGAGAATAGCTGTAAAACTGCATCAATTCCTTTCTTCTCAACAAACAGGGAACATACTTCCGCATTCTGAAGAACTGTTTCAAAGAGACGAGCAACATTACACACACAATCTGGAAGAAACAGCTCAATGTTTGCTGGAGAAGTGTCAGAAGATGGTTCCGCCTCATCCGAAACTGCCAAGCTCTTCTCATCAACGTCAATTTCCATAGGAACAGGTGCAGCACTAGTAGGCACATCAGCTGACTTAGAGGTGGTGGCCTCCATCCCAGATCCAATAATCAACATGGAATTGAGGATTTCAATGAACATATCAACTCCATAAGTGCGCAACGAAGATTGATGTCTCAAGAGTTCATCAAGCCCACTTGACAAAGAACCAGGTGTATCACCTGTAAGAGCCCTCAGATAAGAGGGAGAAGTAAATATTTTCACAAAACACCTCAAGGCATTTCGGTCCTTCACAGCTTGAAGACCGCTATTGTTGAGACACAGAGCATCCAGACACTGCGGTATGCATGTTATGGCTTCTGCAGAGCAGATGACCTCATCAGATATAGCATCAAGAAAGGTAGAAGTTAAACCAGCTGAATCTAAAGCATTGAAACAAGTGGGATCTTTATGAATGAGATCACTCATGACAGTGGCAGCAAGCGAGAATACTCCACCCCCGAAATCTTTTGCTCTTCGGAAGATAATGCATAAGCATTCAGGCAACAAGCTCTCCTCGGAACCATAGAGGTTAGTGTTACCAGGAGCATAAGTTCCAAGGGATATTGCACGTAACAACGCTTTTAACAACAATCTCCTGTGATACGAAATCAATGCTTCCGAATAGGGAAGTTGTTCAGTATCAGGCCCATTGCTATCAGAACtgcaatttttttctttcacatcGTCTTCAGTACGAGAGACTTCCAGTTTCAACCGAAAGATAGTATCATCCAAGCCACCCAAATCTCTGAACAAAGCAGCAGCTGGATTGCTGTAATCCATGAAGGCTTCTAATATATGCACAGCGGCACTGACCAAATGCAAGTGCTGGGGATCTGTATCTTTGATGAGAGGCACTAGGGTCGGGATAAGACCAGCTTCTCGCATGGCTGAACATCCAGACGATGATGAAACCAGGACTGTCACAAGGGATAACAAGGCTTCCGCAAAAGCAAGAGACCACTTGGAAGTAATACAAACAACAGAATCAATGGCTTTCTGCATTAAGCCAGATAGCAAACCACGATGCCCGCCAGAGGTAACTGCAGTTAAAACAGTCGGCTGCCGAGTTCGATCCTGCGATAGTGCAACCAAGGATAGCAAGCATAGTATCCTTATTTTCTCTGGAACAGTATCCTCATAGCTTACCAGCGTAACTAACTCATTTACAAATTCCGGTTCGccattaaagaaagaaacaacattcTCAGTGTCACCACTTGCTTGAACCAAAACAACGAAAGCATATAAGCGAATGCATGTAAACTGCTGCCGGGTTGCCAAAGAGGAGAACGCCCTTGCAAATCTCATTCTGGTCAGCAACGCAAATCTTAAACTGGGAGGAACATTGTGATCAATGACTAATTTGTTCAGAAGTTCCAGGTCAGACTCTGCGCATATGCTGACATCAGGTACATGAATAACTTGTAAACCGCCAGGAAGCTCACTTGGTGATTCATCAGAAggataaaattcaaaatgaagAGTACGACCTAGCTGGAGAGAAACCTGGTCACAACTGTTT
This sequence is a window from Arabidopsis thaliana chromosome 1 sequence. Protein-coding genes within it:
- the UPL1 gene encoding LOW protein: E3 ubiquitin ligase-like protein (ubiquitin-protein ligase 1 (UPL1); FUNCTIONS IN: ubiquitin-protein ligase activity; INVOLVED IN: protein ubiquitination, ubiquitin-dependent protein catabolic process; LOCATED IN: cytosol, mitochondrion, ubiquitin ligase complex, membrane; EXPRESSED IN: guard cell, cultured cell, trichome, leaf; CONTAINS InterPro DOMAIN/s: Ubiquitin-associated/translation elongation factor EF1B, N-terminal (InterPro:IPR000449), Ubiquitin-associated/translation elongation factor EF1B, N-terminal, eukaryote (InterPro:IPR015940), E3 ubiquitin ligase, domain of unknown function DUF913 (InterPro:IPR010314), HECT (InterPro:IPR000569), Ubiquitin interacting motif (InterPro:IPR003903), E3 ubiquitin ligase, domain of unknown function DUF908 (InterPro:IPR010309), Armadillo-type fold (InterPro:IPR016024), UBA-like (InterPro:IPR009060); BEST Arabidopsis thaliana protein match is: ubiquitin-protein ligase 2 (TAIR:AT1G70320.1); Has 8980 Blast hits to 7230 proteins in 418 species: Archae - 33; Bacteria - 397; Metazoa - 4053; Fungi - 1646; Plants - 643; Viruses - 68; Other Eukaryotes - 2140 (source: NCBI BLink).), which gives rise to MKLRRRRASEVPSKIKSFINSVTSVPLELIHEPLACFRWEFDKGDFHHWVDLFNYFDTFFEKHVQVRKDLHIEENFEESDPPFPKDAVLQVLRVIRVVLENCTNKHFYSSYEQHLSLLLASTDADVVEACLQTLAAFLKRQIGKYSIRDASLNSKLFSLAQGWGGKEEGLGLTSCAAENSCDQVSLQLGRTLHFEFYPSDESPSELPGGLQVIHVPDVSICAESDLELLNKLVIDHNVPPSLRFALLTRMRFARAFSSLATRQQFTCIRLYAFVVLVQASGDTENVVSFFNGEPEFVNELVTLVSYEDTVPEKIRILCLLSLVALSQDRTRQPTVLTAVTSGGHRGLLSGLMQKAIDSVVCITSKWSLAFAEALLSLVTVLVSSSSGCSAMREAGLIPTLVPLIKDTDPQHLHLVSAAVHILEAFMDYSNPAAALFRDLGGLDDTIFRLKLEVSRTEDDVKEKNCSSDSNGPDTEQLPYSEALISYHRRLLLKALLRAISLGTYAPGNTNLYGSEESLLPECLCIIFRRAKDFGGGVFSLAATVMSDLIHKDPTCFNALDSAGLTSTFLDAISDEVICSAEAITCIPQCLDALCLNNSGLQAVKDRNALRCFVKIFTSPSYLRALTGDTPGSLSSGLDELLRHQSSLRTYGVDMFIEILNSMLIIGSGMEATTSKSADVPTSAAPVPMEIDVDEKSLAVSDEAEPSSDTSPANIELFLPDCVCNVARLFETVLQNAEVCSLFVEKKGIDAVLQLFSLPLMPLSTSLGQSFSVAFKNFSPQHSAGLARIVCSYLREHLKKTKILLVSIEGTQLLKLESAIQTKILRSLSCLEGMLSLSNFLLKGSASVISELSAADADVLKELGITYKQTIWQMALCNDTKEDEKKSVDRGSDNSVSASSSTAERESDEDSSNALAVRYTNPVSIRSSSSQSIWGGDREFLSIVRSGEGIHGRTRHAIARMRGGRTRRHLESFNFDSEIPADLPVTSSSHELKKKSTEVLIAEILNKLNCTLRFFFTALVKGFTSANRRRIDGASLSSASKTLGTALAKVFLEALNFDGYGAAAGHEKSLSVKCRYLGKVVDDITFLSFDTRRRVCFTAMVNSFYVHGTFKELLTTFEATSQLLWTVPFSIPASSTENEKPGERNIWSHSKWLVDTLQNYCRALDYFVNSTYLLSPTSQTQLLVQPASVGLSIGLFPVPREPETFVRNLQSQVLDVILPIWNHPMFPDCNPNFVASVTSLVTHIYSGVVDARENRSGVTRGINQRALPLQLDESIVGMIVEMGFSRSRAEIALRRVGTNSVEMAMDWLFTNPEQPVQEDDELAQALALSLGNSSETPKLEDTEKPVDVPQEEAEPKEPPVDEVIAASVKLFQSDDSMAFPLMDLFVTLCNRNKGEDRPKIVSYLIQQLKLVQLDFSKDTGALTMIPHILALVLSEDDNTREIAAQDGIVTVAIGILTDFNLKSESETEILAPKCISALLLVLSMMLQAQTKLSSEYVEGNQGGSLVPSDSPQDSTAALKDALSSDVAKGESNQALELIFGKSTGYLTMEEGHKALLIACGLIKQHVPAMIMQAVLQLCARLTKSHALAIQFLENGGLSSLFNLPKKCCFPGYDTVASVIVRHLVEDPQTLQIAMETEIRQTLSGKRHIGRVLPRTFLTTMAPVISRDPVVFMKAVASTCQLESSGGRDFVILSKEKEKPKVSGSEHGFSLNEPLGISENKLHDVSGKCSKSHRRVPANFIQVIDQLIDLVLSFPRVKRQEDGETNLISMEVDEPTTKVKGKSKVGEPEKASSSRVGEPEKAEIPEKSEELARVTFILKLLSDIVLMYSHGTSVILRRDTEISQLRGSNLPDDSPGNGGLIYHVIHRLLPISLEKFVGPEEWKEKLSEKASWFLVVLCSRSNEGRKRIINELSRVLSVFASLGRSSSKSVLLPDKRVLAFANLVYSILTKNSSSSSSNFPGCGCSPDVAKSMMDGGTIQCLTSILHVIDLDHPDAPKLVTLILKSLETLTRAANAAEQLKSEVPNEKKNRDSDERHDSHGNSTETEADELNQNNSSLQQVTDAAGNGQEQAQVSSQSAGERGSSQTQAMPQDMRIEGDETILPEPIQMDFMREEIEGDQIEMSFHVENRADDDVDDDMGDEGEDDEGDDEDADLVEDGAGVMSLAGTDVEDPEDTGLGDEYNDDMVDEDDDDFHENRVIEVRWREALDGLDHFQILGRSGGGNGFIDDITAEPFEGVNVDDLFALRRPLGFERRRQTGRSSLDRSGSEVHGFQHPLFSRPSQTGNTASVSASAGSISRHSEAGSYDVAQFYMFDTPVLPFDQVPVDPFSARLAGGGAPPPLTDYSVVGMDSSRRGVGDSRWTDIGHPQPSSLSASIAQLIEEHFISNLRASAPVNTVVERETNTTEIQEQLHPDVPPSVGSETVLGDGNEGGQQSEERELLNNNENVNNPPDVMAESFAQGQANLASPVSQDTGESLQQLEVMQPLPLNSTPNEIDRMEVGEGDGAPIDQVDHEAVHLISTAQGQPDTSSIQNVSVTAIAPPVDDPDSNFQPSVDVDMSSDGAEGNQSVQPSPLDGDNNELSSMEATENVRNDEQVEEGSLDGRAPEVNAIDPTFLEALPEDLRAEVLASQQAQSVQPPTYEPPPVDDIDPEFLAALPPDIQTEVLAQQRAQRMVQQSQGQAVDMDNASIIATLPADLREEVLLTSSEAVLAALPSPLLAEAQMLRDRAMSHYQARSSVFGSSHRLNNRRNGLGYNRLTGMDRGVGVTIGQRAVSSSADGLKVKEIEGDPLVNADALKSLIRLLRLAQPLGKGLLQRLLLNLCAHSFTRANLVQLLLDMIRPEMETSPSELAITNPQRLYGCQSNVVYGRSQLLNGLPPLVFRRVLEVLTYLATNHSAVADMLFYFDSSLLSQLSSRKGKEKVTHVTDSRDLEIPLVVFLKLLNRPQLLQSTSHLGLVMGLLQVVVYTAASRIEGWSPSSGVPEKLENKPVGEEASSETRKDAESELVGEADLSVARRKNCAEIYNIFLQLPQSDLCNLCILLGYEGLSDKIYSLAGEVLKKLAAVDVAHRKFFTKELSELASSLSSSTVRELATLSSKQKMSRSTGSMAGASILRVLQVLSSLTSPIDESNVGTERETEQEEQNIMQRLNVALEPLWHELSQCISMTELQLDHTAAASNINPGDHVLGISPTSSLSPGTQRLLPLIEAFFVLCEKIQTPSMLQQDTNVTAGEVKESSAHGSSSKTSVDSQKKTDGSVTFSKFAEKHRRLLNSFIRQNPSLLEKSLSMMLKAPRLIDFDNKKAYFRSRIRHQHDQHISGPLRISVRRAYVLEDSYNQLRMRSPQDLKGRLNVQFQGEEGIDAGGLTREWYQLLSRVIFDKGALLFTTVGNDATFQPNPNSVYQTEHLSYFKFVGRMVAKALFDGQLLDVYFTRSFYKHILGVKVTYHDIEAVDPDYYKNLKWLLENDVSDILDLTFSMDADEEKHILYEKTEVTDYELKPGGRNIRVTEETKHEYVDLVAGHILTNAIRPQINAFLEGFNELIPRELVSIFNDKELELLISGLPEIDFDDLKANTEYTSYTAGSPVIHWFWEVVKAFSKEDMARFLQFVTGTSKVPLEGFKALQGISGPQRLQIHKAYGAPERLPSAHTCFNQLDLPEYQSKEQLQERLLLAIHEASEGFGFA